CGTAGCCCAATCCAGCTACGATACTAAAAAAGAAAGCGGCAACCATTGGGTCAGAAGACCGTGAGCCGAAGCAAGCGATGGCAGCTATAAGCCACACGCCAAGAATCATTACTACGAACCAATTTATATTTTTCATATTTTATCTTTTTTGAAATTAAAGGGATAACCATTCGAGACAGAGCAATTCTACTCGTGCCTCTCTCCATGTCAGCTCTTAGAGTAATTCTTTATGTAATTCTGCGATCCATTCTGAGCAGATCTGGCTAGGGAAGTTCAACCCGAGTGCGGTAGAACAACGTATTCGAGGTGGCGGAGAATGAGTCGACTAGCCGAACGTCCGTATCTGTGGAGAGTATTTTCGTATCTACGTCCGTCCAGCTCGTGGGCAGGAGTGAGGGTGAACGTTCTAGCGTGTAGCGCCGCCCTCCTTTTCCTGAAAAGGTCGATTCAAATGGGCCGATCGGCGCATTGAAGATCATGTGAGGCATCCAGCGGTCTGCTGCATTTGTAGGATCCGTGTTGGCAATAAACTCCTCCTCGGTCGTGGCTCCATCTCCGTCCCAATCGAGTTCGTCACCGGAAACTTCGGGGTTGTCAGCCTTTTCCCCAAACATCGCTTCCTTCCAGTTTGCCTTGAGCGTTGCGGCGTCCGGAGAGTGTGTTGCGCTCAACCAGAACGAGTGCTTACCCCCGGGCACATTTTCGATCACTAATCGCCCATCGGTGACGGGAACCGTGACCACCTTACCGTTGTAGAGCACCACTGGAGAGGCTAGCCCTTTGGAAGGGAGCGACACGGTGGCCGCCATATTGCCGGGAATCTCCACGGTCAACTGAAAGTTCGTCGGCGAATTTTCGATATTGATGGTAACTGGGCCACGGATGGTAGGGATGGTTCCCGCCGCATGAGTCAGTCCGTTGGCACCATCGCCGGTTCCGAGTTGAGGCTTGATCTCGACTTCTCCGAAACCGGCTGTCAACGGCTTAAGACCCAAGACATAGGTCGGAATGATATTTCCGGGAGCAGCGCCCCAAGCATGGTTCCAATCCGTATTGGATTTAAAGTCGTTGTCCCATGCTTCCATCGTGATCGTCGCGCCCTCAAGCAGCATGTTATACCAATGGCGTTTATAATCGGGATCGTTATCGGCCATCAGGCCGATGGCATAGTCGGACTCGCCTCCTTCGAACAGCGCTTCCAGCAGATATTGTGCGCCATAGACACTCGGTGCCATGCGCTTAGTTTTCAGGTAATCCATAACAGAGGAGACCCGACTAGAGGGAACCAAACCAAAGGCCATCGGGAAAAAATTACCATGTGCTGAGACATGCGTACTGGATTCCCCATCCTGATATTGTGAACCGTTCCAGAAGACCGAATTAAAACTGGTTTCGATGGTATTAGCCCGAGCGGTATAATCCGCAGAGTCAGCCGTTTTTCCGAGGACATCGGCCATCTGCGCCATCAGACGCAAGTTTCTATAGTGGAAAGCATTGATGACCGAGCTATAGCTGGTCTGCACATATCCGTCCCGTTCGCTGCGCGGCCAGTCGATGATGTCCGATGGATTGTTCGCTCCGGTTCCGTTGTTTGGCCAACTCGCGACGAGATTGTCAGACGCACGTTCGCGATCGCTGAGTAAGAAGGCTTTGATATCGTCATAGCTTGCCGCCAGCGCATCGGAATTTCCGGTATACATGTAGTCGGCCCAGGCCATGAGCGGGAAATGCATCCGCCACTCCGTCGGCCACGTCGTGTGATCCAGTAGGTATTCGTAACTGTAGCGCGCGAGGGTATATTCACGATCCACTGCGTAGTGGGTAAGCTGATTAAGGTAGGCATCAGCTTCGTAGGGACATCGTTCCCGATCCCCATCGACATAAACCCCACAAAAGGTGGTAGCCTTCATGGAATAGCGGCACATTTCCCAGACCTTATTCAACGTGTCGTCAGACGAGGTGAAGCGGGCGGCATCATCATCGAACGGTGTATGTAAGACCCATTGACGGATATCGCCGGCCGTGATGGCGGTTGGGCAACCGATCAGTTCAATATACCGAAACGGTGTAACGTCTCCAGCCCATCCAGTGATATCGGTAGCATCGTAGTAAGGCGGGTAAACCGTGGTGGGCGGGCGGATTTCATACGTCACATTCCCGTCACTTAAGGTTTTCGTCGTCGCGCTATAGCGGATGGACGCCCCGGGTGAGGTATCGACACTCATACCCGACGCTTTTTCGCCAAAGCGAATCTCCATCGATTCCCCTGCAAAACTGCCATCCAGTTGGAGAGTGATATAGCCAAAGGCATCCTGACCGAAGTCGATAAAGAAGTTTCCGTTCCCCTTATCCACTACTTTAACAGGCACCACGACAGTGCCGAAGGCGGGTTGGTAGCGACCGGCCCAGTCGAAACCGTTAGCGTCCGCAGCCGAAGCCATATATAGAGAGCGTGAGCCAGCTTGCGGGGTGCTTGCTTCGATCCGAAACGATTGAACAAACGACCAATCGCTGGCCGTCTCAGCCACGCCCCAAGTTCGCACGCGCCAGAAATAGCCATTGCCTCGCATCAGTTCAGATCCAGCGGCATAAGCAACATCCACGGATTCCCCAGAGCTCACCTTGCCACTATCCCATACATCACCAGTGCCGGAACGAGCGAGTGTGTTGGACGACGATACGATAATTTGATAGGCGGTTTGATGATCTCCCCGCATTGCGGGGTGGAAGATCCAGGTGAACTCAGGTTCGGTGTCCGGAATCGTCGTACGGTGGGGATAAGCCAACAGATCAACCATGAGTCCGGTCGGCGTAGTCGAGTCCACGAATCCGGGAGTTGCCTTGCTATTGTTTGGATCCGTATTGGAGGCCTGCTCACTGCTATTATTAGAGGAGTCGCCGTCGGGGTCATCGACACCACTCTGAGACAAATCGCCAAAGTGAGCGAGTTCCCAGTCGTCGGTCAGGCCATCGGCATCGGTATCGCCCGGAACGGACGACGCATGATATGGATTGGTTCCGGCGGCGAACTCTTGAGCGTTGGTGAATCCATCGCGATCGTGATCGTCTTTTCCACCTTCAGCAAGGGAGCCAATATAAAATCGTTCCCAGTCGTCCAATAGGCCATCTTCATCGATATCGTTAATCTTGAAAATAAAATCGAAAGGGCCGCGAGCCACGTTACTAATTCGAGCCTCGTCGATCAGCCCCGGAAAGGACTCAGTTGAGCCGAGCCCAGAGCGCCCCTCATTGCCCAGCATTAATTCGGCGGTCAGATTAGTGGTAGTTAAAGGACTGGTCCATGTATGCAGGACATGAGCTTGACTACTACCGCCATCGACCGGGGTCCAATACATCGTGTAGTTGCCATCAGAGTAGGTTATGGCGGCATGATACCAACTATTCGGCGTAATCGTTCCAACCGATATACTCACTGGACCATCGCCCCCCAAATCAATCGGATGCCATTCCAATTGCTCGGAACTGTTCAAACGGAATTGCCCCCCCCGTGATCCGTCCCCAGAATCCATAGACCAAATATGCCCGTGCTCGGTTAGATCGGATACAGAAGGTTTCACTAATGCCTCCAGAGTAAACTGGCCATTGCTGATTATCGTATTGAAATTAATCTCATCTCCATACTCGAACCCATCTGAAGGCGAATCCACGTCGATACCGATTCCCCGGTGTGAGCTAGGCCCCATCATATTCGCCGCGCCGCCAAATAGCCCCGAAGCCCCCAACACATCGGTCACCTCGTTCGCAGAGATGTCGACGGTATACGCACCGGTTCCTCCGCCGGAACCTTCCCAACTTGCCATACCCGAACCTGCTACTTCATCCAGATGTAAGAGGTAAACCGTATGGGCATCGACCGTGTAGGGTGCATACGTTTGCCCGTAAGACGAAGTTACGGAGAGAGCCATCCCGACGATAGCGAGGCGATGAATTGAATTTAACAGAAAAATCATAGTCGTATGGGGCTCGGTGCCCGAAGAAACTCCCTCACTACGTACTCATGAGCCGCAACATGGGAATGTGGCCCCTAAAAGGCGCTTCCTTTCGGCCGATTCCTTGCGGATGTTCCCGATAGCGCTTTTATGAACACATGCGTCCCGGACCCCACACCGTCGAACACAATGAATCCGCCCTCAACTACCCCCTCCTGGTCGATGCCGTTCACGTTAACAGCGCCGCCAAGAACCGAATTGGAGGGTATTAAGATTTTGGCCGTGGCATTGGCAGGAATTTCAATGGTGTAAACTGCATTGCTCGAAGTTTGCTCAACCGAAACCGAGACCGGACCACGTACGGTAGGCATGGTGAGTGAGGCGAATTCGAGGTCGCCAATCTGAGGCTTTATTTGTATTTTTTCAAACCCCGGCTTCAACGGTGTGACCCCCATCAGCTGACGCGGAATGATATTTGCAGGGGCCGCGCCCCATGCGTGATTCCAATCGAGGTTGCGCTTATACGCCTGTCCCCACGCCTCCAGTGTAACTGTGGACCCCTCCTGCATCATATTCCACCAACTGCGCGAGCCGGTGGAGCGCATTAATTCCAACGCGGCCTGACCTCGGCCGGCATTATACAACCCGTCGAGCAAAAACTGCGCTCCGTACACACTCGGCGCCATGCCCTTGGATTCCACAAAATCCGCCACAGTCTGCATATTAGCTTCAGAAACCAGATCAAATGCCAACGGGAAAAAGTTGGCATGGGCCGCCGAATGCGTGGAGCCCACGCCATCTAGATAAATCCCGGAACCTGCATCAAAAAGTAGGCTTTGGAACACCTGAGTATGTGCGGTAATTTCGCTTTCCCAGAAAGCAACCTCGGTTGGCATATCCAGCGCCTCCGAAATGTCTCGCATCATGTTCAGCCCACGGTTGTAGAAGGCATTAACAACCGTATTGTAACCTCGGAAGTCATACCCGTCCCTTTCGCTGATGGGCCAGTCCACAATATCCTGAATCGCCTTGGGTCCGTCATAATGGACCGACGCATTGAACTTCGCATCCACTCGGCCAGTGGTCGTGGAAATCAGTCCATTGGATTCCTTGAGGGCAATCAGCGACTTTGCTTTCAAATCGTCATAATATTCTGCCAATGAGTCGGTATTCCCGGTATACATCCAGTCGTAATAGGCCATCAGCACAGAATGCGAAAGCCACTCGGTGGGCCACGTGGCATTCTTAATCAGGTATTCATGGCTGTGGCGCGCCGTCGTGAATTCACGCGTGGTGGAATAGTGCCCCAACTGTTGGATAAACGCATCCGCTTCATACGGCAGGGTTTCGCGTATACCGTCCACATAAATCCCTAGCCAGGTCAGCACCTTCATGCTGTAGCGCGAAAACTCCCACACTTCATTCAGGACCGGATCACTGCACACAAAAGATGAATCGCCCTCGTTAAACGGTACCCAGTAAGCAATTTGCTTCACATTGGCCGGTGCAACAGGAAGACCGATGATCTCTGCATAACGAAATGGCAACGTGTTTTCCGTCTGGTCATAAAAATTCCGTAGTCCGGTTTCATATGGATCCAGATCCACATGAACCCTCTGGCTTCCTTCCGGCAAATCGATGGAGAGCGAGTGATAAACAATAGAGCCGCCCGGATTCGTTTCCACGGTATTTTCATTGCGCTTTTCGCCAAAGCGTATTTCCACACCACTCGTTCCACCCAACGGGATCTCTACATCAAACTCCAAGGTTCCGAAGGCTGCCTTGCCGAAATCAACAAAATAGTTTTCACCGTTCTCAACCACGCTTTCCGCCGGAATTTCATGGGCGGAAGGCAAATAGCGGTTCGGAGCCAATGTTCCCGTCGTAAGGTCAGAATTATCCACGGAGAGCGTAGTAACAGTAAACGATTCCGTCCTACCCGTACGAAAACCAACCGTACCCTGCGCATGCACACTATTGGTATGCGTATCAACCAGGACTCCGTCAATATAGGTTTGGAACACCGAACCTGTGGCTGTGATGACCACGTCATATTCGGTACCGGCATTGAAATCGTATGCAATTTCATCCAACAGCGTATACGTACCGTTGGTTCGAATGTGTAGACGGAGTGCATCTTTCGAAGCACTCAATTGCCACATATAAAAATTATTATCGTCCGACATTCGGAAGTTGATACCTGCGGCACCGGAATCGATTAGAACTGTGGTTTCCAGACGATAATCCGTCCAACCAAATCCATTTGGATAAGAGACTAGATGCCCCATCGGAACAACAATTTCGCCATCTCCGTTGACCTCACTCCAGGCATGGGGACTCCGATCCACAACGAAATTTTGCGCATCGGAAAAAGGGCTCGCCTGATCGGTTTTATCCCAGGTGCGTACGGACCACCAATAACTCCCGTCAGCTAGAGCAGTTCCGCCAAACTCAACATTCACGGAAGAATTGCTCAATACCTTCCCAGAATCCCAAATATCCGCAGAGCCGGCCACGAGATTCGATTCGCTGGTAGCCACGAGAATCTGATACGCCGTCTGCACCTCATCGCGATCCTGGTCGTTCACGATCCATGTAAATTCCGGCAATGTATCGGTAATAACGGTCTGCTCCGGATATTCCAAAAGCTCCGTCATCAATCCCGTCGGCGCATCGGCCGCAAGGGCAGACGCTACGCTGAAAACCATACAAATCAGTACTGTGTTAATAAGATTTCGTTTCATACCTTACTCCTTCTTTTCATGCGTCGAAATGGAAACTCATCCGTTACCGTCAAAAACCAGATGGTGGCATTTTCCAGTGCCAACTGAGCGTTGGTTTGACTCCCGTTCAACAGCATTTCCGACGCGGTTATTTCGCAGTAATGCAAAAGCCAGTGACTAAGCGACCCGATAATGTTTGTGGCAGAGTGATGGTCAATCCATCGGTCGTGCGATTCCACTGTAGCTTCTCTTGACTACCGAGCATGGTGATGGACTCGATGTCATCCTCATAGATGCCTCCCGTTGCTAATGTTTTGATCAGGATGTCGTCCGTCGGCGGAGCGAGCACAAAGGCATACAGCTTGCCGCCCTTTGTGGTAAAGCGGATATCCTCTTGGCTGTAGGCTTTCATGTTCTCACTACCACGGCCTTTCTTGATCACGAGTGGGCCTTCACCGAAAACCTTCCACGGACGACTGCCGTAGATCCCCTCACCATTCACCTTCATCAAATCACGAAAGGCATTCAGATATTCCATTTGGTTTTCAGGAATCGTGCCATCCCCCTTCAGGGCGATATTTAACATCACCACGCCATTCTTGCTAATGGAATCAACCGCATTGCTCACCATAACCGGAACACTCATACGGTTGGTCACCCCATCACGGTAGAACCATATGCCAGACAAGTCAGTCGCCCACATCCAGGGCTCAGGTTCAATTTGAGAGGCACTGCCGCGCTCCATGTTATAGGTGAACGCCTGCTTACTCTTGCTCGGATCCTTGAAAGAAAGCACGACGTTCTGCTTCCCATGATTCTCGCGAAGGTCTTTGTTCACATAGTCCGTGAACAGCTTCAGCCCGATTCCTTTTCCGAATTTAAGATCCGGATACGGCGAATCATTATTAAACATGTCGGGATCGTACTTCTCAATGATTTCCCAACAACGCGCGTACCAATGTTCGTTCCAAGCATCATCTGCATGATAGCCATTGGCGGGATA
The nucleotide sequence above comes from Coraliomargarita algicola. Encoded proteins:
- a CDS encoding alpha-L-rhamnosidase C-terminal domain-containing protein, producing the protein MKRNLINTVLICMVFSVASALAADAPTGLMTELLEYPEQTVITDTLPEFTWIVNDQDRDEVQTAYQILVATSESNLVAGSADIWDSGKVLSNSSVNVEFGGTALADGSYWWSVRTWDKTDQASPFSDAQNFVVDRSPHAWSEVNGDGEIVVPMGHLVSYPNGFGWTDYRLETTVLIDSGAAGINFRMSDDNNFYMWQLSASKDALRLHIRTNGTYTLLDEIAYDFNAGTEYDVVITATGSVFQTYIDGVLVDTHTNSVHAQGTVGFRTGRTESFTVTTLSVDNSDLTTGTLAPNRYLPSAHEIPAESVVENGENYFVDFGKAAFGTLEFDVEIPLGGTSGVEIRFGEKRNENTVETNPGGSIVYHSLSIDLPEGSQRVHVDLDPYETGLRNFYDQTENTLPFRYAEIIGLPVAPANVKQIAYWVPFNEGDSSFVCSDPVLNEVWEFSRYSMKVLTWLGIYVDGIRETLPYEADAFIQQLGHYSTTREFTTARHSHEYLIKNATWPTEWLSHSVLMAYYDWMYTGNTDSLAEYYDDLKAKSLIALKESNGLISTTTGRVDAKFNASVHYDGPKAIQDIVDWPISERDGYDFRGYNTVVNAFYNRGLNMMRDISEALDMPTEVAFWESEITAHTQVFQSLLFDAGSGIYLDGVGSTHSAAHANFFPLAFDLVSEANMQTVADFVESKGMAPSVYGAQFLLDGLYNAGRGQAALELMRSTGSRSWWNMMQEGSTVTLEAWGQAYKRNLDWNHAWGAAPANIIPRQLMGVTPLKPGFEKIQIKPQIGDLEFASLTMPTVRGPVSVSVEQTSSNAVYTIEIPANATAKILIPSNSVLGGAVNVNGIDQEGVVEGGFIVFDGVGSGTHVFIKALSGTSARNRPKGSAF
- a CDS encoding LamG-like jellyroll fold domain-containing protein, with protein sequence MIFLLNSIHRLAIVGMALSVTSSYGQTYAPYTVDAHTVYLLHLDEVAGSGMASWEGSGGGTGAYTVDISANEVTDVLGASGLFGGAANMMGPSSHRGIGIDVDSPSDGFEYGDEINFNTIISNGQFTLEALVKPSVSDLTEHGHIWSMDSGDGSRGGQFRLNSSEQLEWHPIDLGGDGPVSISVGTITPNSWYHAAITYSDGNYTMYWTPVDGGSSQAHVLHTWTSPLTTTNLTAELMLGNEGRSGLGSTESFPGLIDEARISNVARGPFDFIFKINDIDEDGLLDDWERFYIGSLAEGGKDDHDRDGFTNAQEFAAGTNPYHASSVPGDTDADGLTDDWELAHFGDLSQSGVDDPDGDSSNNSSEQASNTDPNNSKATPGFVDSTTPTGLMVDLLAYPHRTTIPDTEPEFTWIFHPAMRGDHQTAYQIIVSSSNTLARSGTGDVWDSGKVSSGESVDVAYAAGSELMRGNGYFWRVRTWGVAETASDWSFVQSFRIEASTPQAGSRSLYMASAADANGFDWAGRYQPAFGTVVVPVKVVDKGNGNFFIDFGQDAFGYITLQLDGSFAGESMEIRFGEKASGMSVDTSPGASIRYSATTKTLSDGNVTYEIRPPTTVYPPYYDATDITGWAGDVTPFRYIELIGCPTAITAGDIRQWVLHTPFDDDAARFTSSDDTLNKVWEMCRYSMKATTFCGVYVDGDRERCPYEADAYLNQLTHYAVDREYTLARYSYEYLLDHTTWPTEWRMHFPLMAWADYMYTGNSDALAASYDDIKAFLLSDRERASDNLVASWPNNGTGANNPSDIIDWPRSERDGYVQTSYSSVINAFHYRNLRLMAQMADVLGKTADSADYTARANTIETSFNSVFWNGSQYQDGESSTHVSAHGNFFPMAFGLVPSSRVSSVMDYLKTKRMAPSVYGAQYLLEALFEGGESDYAIGLMADNDPDYKRHWYNMLLEGATITMEAWDNDFKSNTDWNHAWGAAPGNIIPTYVLGLKPLTAGFGEVEIKPQLGTGDGANGLTHAAGTIPTIRGPVTINIENSPTNFQLTVEIPGNMAATVSLPSKGLASPVVLYNGKVVTVPVTDGRLVIENVPGGKHSFWLSATHSPDAATLKANWKEAMFGEKADNPEVSGDELDWDGDGATTEEEFIANTDPTNAADRWMPHMIFNAPIGPFESTFSGKGGRRYTLERSPSLLPTSWTDVDTKILSTDTDVRLVDSFSATSNTLFYRTRVELP
- a CDS encoding alpha-L-fucosidase → MKIENILIAFAFFGLSLPNGSVSAKEIQPTWESLAENYQVPDWFVDGKLGVWFHWGIPSSLKDGRPHDGSHYGAWMYGTEDQLSAAKYPEAVQQLTDWHDKTYGPHATFGYEDLIPGFTADNWDPDALVALVKDVGAHFIMPVATHHDNFDMYDSSHPWNSVDMGPHRDTLKEWKAAAQKHGLKFGVSTHLYWSPRFFSSARKYQKPGTLAWSLFNMDYPANGYHADDAWNEHWYARCWEIIEKYDPDMFNNDSPYPDLKFGKGIGLKLFTDYVNKDLRENHGKQNVVLSFKDPSKSKQAFTYNMERGSASQIEPEPWMWATDLSGIWFYRDGVTNRMSVPVMVSNAVDSISKNGVVMLNIALKGDGTIPENQMEYLNAFRDLMKVNGEGIYGSRPWKVFGEGPLVIKKGRGSENMKAYSQEDIRFTTKGGKLYAFVLAPPTDDILIKTLATGGIYEDDIESITMLGSQEKLQWNRTTDGLTITLPQTLSGRLVTGFCITAK